In Labrus bergylta chromosome 11, fLabBer1.1, whole genome shotgun sequence, one genomic interval encodes:
- the LOC109989276 gene encoding trace amine-associated receptor 1-like, whose amino-acid sequence MFPFMIQTIESCWYFGDFFCNVYMSSAPTLCTASIITLSFISVDRYYAVCQPLLYRSKISVNVVLIMILICWSISVILGFGMIFLKLNILGVEEFYYNHVVCEGGCIFFMSGMSITVFSVISFYLPGIIMLCVYLKIFLVARKQFRSIQNAGCVNSVKKSNTSQTKATKTLAIVMWVFLCFTTPFFVFNIINPFISYSIPPKFIVTLIWLAYLNSTVNPMIYAFFYSWFRKAFKLLTSGNIFIFGISDTTLFTE is encoded by the coding sequence ATGTTCCCTTTTATGATTCAAACAATTGAGTCTTGTTGGTATTTTGGCGACTTCTTCTGCAATGTCTACATGAGTTCTGCTCCCACGCTGTGTACAGCATCAATTATCACTCTTTCCTTCATATCAGTTGATCGATACTACGCTGTTTGCCAACCTCTGCTTTACAGAAGTAAAATATCTGTGAATGTTGTGTTGATCATGATCCTGATCTGTTGGAGTATTTCAGTTATTTTAGGTTTTGGAATGATTTTTCTGAAGTTAAATATTTTGGGTGTTGAAGAGTTTTATTATAACCATGTTGTATGTGAAGgaggatgtattttttttatgagtGGAATGTCTATTACTGTCTTCTCAGTGATTTCTTTTTACTTGCCCGGAATAATAATGCTCTGTGTTTACCTTAAGATTTTCCTTGTGGCACGGAAACAGTTTCGCAGCATACAAAATGCAGGATGTGTGAACTCagtaaaaaagtcaaacacaagCCAGACAAAGGCCACTAAAACCCTGGCTATTGTAATGTGGGTTTTTCTGTGCTTTACGActccattttttgtttttaacataatCAATCCTTTTATTAGTTACTCAATACCGCCAAAATTTATTGTAACACTTATATGGTTGGCATACTTGAATTCTACTGTGAACCCTATGATATATGCATTCTTTTATAGTTGGTTCAGAAAGGCTTTTAAATTATTGACCTCAGGTAACATCTTTATATTTGGCATTTCTGATACAACACTTTTCACTGAATAA